One genomic segment of Opisthocomus hoazin isolate bOpiHoa1 chromosome 23, bOpiHoa1.hap1, whole genome shotgun sequence includes these proteins:
- the LOC142363985 gene encoding protocadherin gamma-B1-like, with product MDVVPAARGRVVARRLALLVVLLPVCCRAAPERIRYAIAEELGRGSLVGPLARDLGLSPAELPARKLRIVSGDEKQYFSLGEDNADLRVNERIDREGICGAVSPCVLSLEAVVENPFNIFHVSVTIQDINDNAPQFDRELVAMEMIESTPPGARFPLGSGRDPDVGANSLQNYQLTPNPLFSLAVRESPDGTKQAELVLEKSLDREKQRNHHLILTAVDSGDPVRSGTVQIKIKVTDANDNPPVFTKELYKVRLLENLPEGSLAFQVKATDGDEGANAEITYTFSHISNSARQLFTLDSRTGEMKVIGPLDYEEGKYYEATVEGKDGGGLSAHAKVHIDVIDVNDNAPTLSLLPILNPIPEDSVPSTVVAVINVRDRDSGDNGQVSCNIHGDLPFRLEPSSENTYKLIIASSLDRENVSAYNITIAARDRGSPALSSRTALVLEVSDVNDNAPVFEEAAYSAYMAENNAAGAPVVRVRARDADAGANGRVSYWLAGGSAGAAPYVSVEARSGAVYAQRSFDYEQCREFAVAVRAQDGGSPARSSTATVRVFVLDRNDNTPRVLWPAAGAAGAESVPAAFEVVPRSAEAGYLVAKVVAVDADAGRNAWLSYELVQAAEPALFRVGLHSGEVRTARAVSERDAAKQRLVAVVKDHGQPALSATATLHVVLAESLQEALPELSERAAGADSPAELQFYLVLALALLSALFLLSVALAVLARVRRAGPPAVLRCLGAQRFSVAGAAFPADFCEGTLPYSYNLCVAPGRAVADGAWLPPPLPSLPAEELLGGEPCAKPSPSSSAGAGEPPAHPDAPQVGKPQAVLNGTCCLIRCQPCRLGGEALAVQLVLDETTQAL from the exons ATGGATGTCGTACCGGCAGCGCGGGGTCGGGTAGTCGCCAGGCGGCTTGCGCTGCTGGTCGTGCTGCTGCCGGTGTGCTGCCGGGCGGCGCCGGAGCGGATCCGCTACGCCATCGCCGAGGAGCTGGGCCGAGGCTCGCTGGTGGGGCCGCTGGCGCGAGacctggggctgagcccggcgGAGCTGCCGGCACGCAAGCTGCGAATAGTCTCTGGGGACGAAAAGCAATATTTCAGTCTCGGGGAAGATAATGCAGATCTGCGGGTAAACGAGAGGATAGACCGAGAGGGCATCTGCGGGGCTGTGTCGCCCTGTGTCCTCAGTTTGGAGGCAGTCGTGGAAAACCCATTCAATATATTTCATGTGAGCGTTACTATCCAGGATATCAATGACAATGCGCCGCAGTTTGACAGAGAACTTGTTGCCATGGAAATGATCGAGTCTACGCCTCCCGGGGCCAGGTTCCCACTGGGCAGCGGCAGAGACCCCGACGTGGGGGCGAACTCGTTACAAAATTACCAACTTACCCCCAACCCGCTCTTCTCCCTTGCAGTAAGGGAGAGTCCTGACGGGACAAAACAGGCAGAACTAGTACTGGAGAAAAGCTTAGATcgagaaaaacagagaaatcacCATTTGATACTGACAGCGGTGGATAGCGGGGATCCAGTCCGGTCCGGGACCGTCCAGATCAAGATTAAAGTGACTGACGCAAATGACAATCCGCCGGTATTCACCAAAGAGCTCTACAAGGTTCGACTGCTGGAAAATCTGCCGGAGGGCTCCTTAGCTTTTCAGGTGAAAGCTACTGACGGCGACGAAGGTGCAAATGCAGAAATCACCTACACTTTCAGTCACATCTCAAACAGTGCTCGCCAGCTCTTCACTCTGGACTCCAGGACAGGGGAAATGAAGGTTATAGGCCCCTTAGATTACGAAGAAGGGAAATACTACGAAGCTACTGTTGAAGGCAAGGACGGGGGCGGGCTCAGCGCGCACGCCAAAGTGCACATAGATGTTATAgacgtgaacgacaacgcgccaACCCTTTCCCTGCTGCCAATCTTGAACCCGATACCAGAGGATTCGGTCCCGAGCACAGTTGTAGCTGTGATCAATGTCCGTGACAGAGACTCGGGAGATAACGGACAAGTGAGCTGCAACATCCACGGCGATTTGCCTTTCAGACTAGAACCGTCATCAGAGAACACCTATAAACTAATAATAGCCAGTTCCCTGGACAGAGAAAATGTCTCCGCTTACAATATCACCATCGCTGCCAGGGACCGGGGCAGCCCGGCCCTGTCGAGCCGCACGGCGCTGGTGCTGGAGGTGTcggacgtgaacgacaacgcgccggtgTTCGAGGAGGCCGCCTACAGCGCCTACATGGCGGAGAACAACGCGGCGGGCGCGCCGGTGGTGCGCGTGCGCGCGCGGGACGCGGACGCGGGCGCCAACGGGCGCGTGAGCTACTGgctggcgggcggcagcgcgggcgcgGCGCCGTACGTGTCGGTggaggcgcggagcggcgcggtgTACGCGCAGCGCTCGTTCGACTACGAGCAGTGCCGCGAGTTCGCGGTGGCGGTGCGGGCGCAGGACGGCGGGTCGCCGGCGCGGAGCTCGACGGCGACGGTGCGCGTCTTCGTGCTGGACCGCAACGACAACACGCCGCGGGTGCtgtggccggcggcgggggcggcgggggcggagtCGGTGCCGGCGGCGTTCGAGGTGGTGCCGCGGTCGGCCGAGGCCGGGTACCTGGTGGCCAaggtggtggcggtggacgcggacGCGGGGCGCAACGCGTGGCTGTCGTACGAGCTGGTGCAGGCGGCGGAGCCGGCGCTGTTCCgcgtggggctgcacagcggcGAGGTGCGCACGGCGCGGGCCGTGTCGGAGAGGGACGCGGCGAAGCAGCGGCTGGTGGCCGTGGTGAAGGACCACGGGCAGCCGGCGCTGTCGGCCACGGCCACGCTGCACGTGGTGCTGGCCGAGAGCTTGCAGGAGGCGCTGCCGGAGCTGagcgagcgggcggcgggcgccgacTCGCCGGCGGAGCTGCAGTTCTACCTGGTGCTGGCGCTGGCGCTCCTCTCCGCCCTGTTCCTGCTGAGCGTGGCGCTGGCCGTGCTGGCGCGggtgcgccgggccgggccgcccgccgtcCTGCGCTGCCTGGGCGCGCAGCGCTTCTCGGTGGCCGGCGCCGCCTTCCCGGCCGACTTCTGCGAGGGCACCTTGCCCTACTCCTACAACCTGTGCGTGGCGCCGGGCCGCGCCGTGGCCGACGGCGcttggctgccgccgccgctgcccagccTGCCCGCGGAGGAGCTGCTCGGCGGGGAGCCCTGCGCGAAGCCGAGCCCAAGCAGCAGCGCCGGCGCGGGAGAGCCGCCCGCCCACCCCGACGCACCGCAGGTTGGTAAGCCC CAGGCAGTGCTAAACGGCACGTGCTGCCTGATCCGCTGTCAGCCGTGTCGGCTCGGCGGAGAGGCTCTTGCCGTTCAGCTTGTGCTGGATGAAACGACCCAAGCGTTATGA